CGACCCGCTGGAGCGCCTTGCCCGATTGCAGGATGCTCAGGATCTGCGACGCGCTCGCGCCGGCGGGGATCTCATACTCCCCCGCCTTGATCGATCCGCCGCCGCCGAACACGCGCGCCTGGAGCCGGAACCGCGTGGCGGAGGCGATCGCCCCCGCCTTCTCCAGCCGCGCCGCGGCGGAGGCGAGCGTCGCGCCCTGCGGCACGGTGAAGGCGATCGGCCGCGCCGCCGGCCCCTCGCCCTTCCACCCGTGCGCGACCCACAGGCCGACCGCGACGAGCAGCGCTGCGATGATACCGAGACAGCCGATCTTGCGCATGAACCTGTTCCCCGGCGCAGGCCGGGGTCCACTTACGGCCGGCCCGATACTGGCCCCCGGCCTGCGCCGGGGACCACCCTTAGACCGCCTTCATCACCAGCGAGGCGTTGGTGCCACCGAAGCCGAAGCTGTTGTTCAGCACCGCGCGCACCTCGCGCTTCTTCGCGGTCAGCGGGACCAGATCGACGCCCTCGGTCCCCTCGTCCGGATTGTGGAGGTTCAGCGTCGGCGGCACGACCTGATCGCGCAGCGCCAGGATGCAGAAGATGCTCTCCACCGCGCCCGCGCCACCCAGCAGGTGGCCGATCGCCGACTTCGTGCTCGACATCGACGCCCCCGACAGATCGTCGCCGAACACGCGCTTCGCCGCGGCGAGTTCGATCGTGTCGGCCATGGTCGAGGTGCCGTGCGCGTTGATATAGTCGATATCCGACGGCTCCATCCCCGCCTTGCGCAGCGCCATCCGCATCGCCAGCTCCGCGCCCTTGCCCTCGGGGTGCGGCGCGGTCACGTGGTACGCGTCGCCCGACAGGCCGTAACCGACCACCTCGGCATAGATCTTCGCGCCGCGCGCCCTGGCGTGCTCATATTCCTCCAGCACGACGACGCCCGCGCCCTCGCCCATCACGAAGCCGTCGCGGTCCTTGTCATAGGGGCGGCTCGCCTCGGTCGGACGGTCGTTCATGCTCATGTTGAGCGCGCGCGCCTGCGCGAAGCCCGCGACGCCCAGCGGGTTGACCGTGCTCTCCGCACCGCCCGCCAGCATGATGTCGGCATCGTCGTCGCGGATCATCCGCGCCGCATCGCCGATCGAATGCGCGCCGGTCGAGCAGGCGGTCACGACCGCGTGGTTGGGCCCCATCAGGCCGTATTTGATCGACACCTGACCGCTGATGAGGTTGATGAGCCGCCCGTGGACGAAATGCGGGCTGACGCGGCCGGGGCCGCGCTCGGCGAGGTTGACCGACTCGATCTCTATCCCCGGCAGCCCGCCGATACCCGAGCCGATCGAGACGCCGGTGCGCAGCTTCGTCGCCTCGTCCATGTCGGCCAGCCCGGCATCCTCCAGCGCCTGCCCCGCCGCATCGATGCCATAGACGATGAACGGATCGACCTGACGCTGCACCTTGTGGTCGACGCGCTTGTCCGGGTCGAAGCCATATTCGTGATCCTTGGGCTTCACCTCGCACGCGATGGTGCACTTCTGGCCCGTGGTATCGAAGCGCGTGATCGTCCCCGCCCCCGATTTGCCCGCGATCAGATTGGCCCAGACGGTTTCCACGTCCGCTCCCAACGGAGTGACGAGACCCAGACCCGTGACGACGACGCGACGCATAGGCTTTCCTTCTTCACCGCTGCCGTGTCTCTCCTCACGGCCGGTCTTCGACAATGGTTCGGCGTTCAAAACGAAACGGCTCCCCGCCCTCTGGCCGAGGAAGGGGAGCCGCTCTGCATCGGGCTCGCGACCGCGCGGGCGGGCGGATCGCCCGTCCGCGCGTACCGCAGCTCAGCCCTTGTGCTCGTCGATGTAGGTGATCGCGTCCTTCACGGTCGAGATCTTCTCGGCGGCGTCGTCCGGGATCTCCACCCCGAACTCTTCCTCGAACGCCATCACCAGCTCGACGATGTCGAGGCTGTCCGCGCCCAGATCGTCGATGAAGCTGGCGTCCTCGGTCACCTTTTCGGCCTCGACGCCGAGATGCTCGACGACGATCTTCTTCACGCGGTCGGCGGTCTCGCTCATAACTTTCCCTCTTTCACATTGGGGGGTAGAATTCGAATTGCTGAACGCAGGTAGAACGGGGTTGGTCGCCTGACAAGTCCAACCGTTAACCCGAATGATCCAGGTCAAACCCGCTCCGGCGTCAAACCATCGCCATGCCGCCGTTGACGTGGATCGTCTGGCCGGTGACGTATCCCGCCTCCCGGCTGGCGAGATAGGCGACCGCCGCGGCGATGTCCTCGCCCGTGCCCAGGTCGCCCGCCGGGATGCGCTGCGTCAGCGCGGCCTTCTGCACCTCGGGCAGCACGTCGGTCATCGCCGAGCGGATGAAGCCCGGCGCGACGCAATTGACGGTGATGTTGCGCGTGGCCAGTTCCTGCGCCAGCGCCTTGGACATGCCGACCAGCCCCGCCTTGGACGCGGCATAGTTCGCCTGCCCCGGATTGCCGGTCTGCCCCACGACCGAGGTGATCGAGATGACGCGCCCGAACCGCGCCTTCATCATCGGCTTCGCCGCGGCGCGGATCAGCCGGAACGCGGCCTCCAGGTTGACGCGGATCACCTGATCCCATTCGTCGTCCTTCATCCGCATCGCGAGGTTGTCGCGCGTGACGCCGGCATTGTTGACCAGGATGTCGATCTTCCCCAGCGCCTCGACCGTGCGTGGCACCAGCCCGTCGACCGCCGCGGCGTCCGACAGGTCGCACGCTAGCGCGACATGATCGCCGCCCAGCCCGCTGCGGAACGCCTCCAGCTTGTCGACATTGGACCCGGACACCGCCAACCGCGCCCCCTGCGCCGCCAGCCCCTTGGCGATCGCCGACCCGATCCCGCCCGAAGCGCCCGTCACCAGCGCGGTCATCCCTGTGAGGTCGAACATGTCATTCTCCGTTGATCTGGTTCACGCGAAGACGCGAAGACGCAAAGGTGTTGTGGCCGTTCACGACACGCCGCAGTCCCTCTTTCAACGTCGCGCCACCGAAATTGATGAGAAGCCCGAGCGGTTGCTTTGTCAGCCTGAGATATGTCAGCAGTTGCTTGGCATGAGCGGCATTCAGCCGCTCGACTGACTTGATCTCTACAAGGAGGCAGCCGCCAACGAGAATGTCGATCCGAAACGCCGCTTCGAACGAGAGTCCCTCGAAGTCGAAGGACACCGGCGCCTGCCGCTGAACCTCGTATCCCAGCCGCGCCAGCTTTGCCGCCAGCACAGTTTCATAGACGCTCTCCAGCAGACCGGGCCCTAAGTCACGATGCAGCCGAAAGGCGACGTCGATGACATCCGAAGCGGCTGCCTCAATGTCCATCATCTTTGCGTCTTCGCGGCTTCGCGTGAACATCACATCCTTTTAAGCAGCGCCTCGATGTCGTCCATCGTCACCACGCTGATCGCCTCCGCGTCCGGGACGATGCGCTTGACCATCGGCGACAATACCTTGCCGCCGAACTCGACGAACTCCGTCACCCCCGCCGCCGCCATCGCCAGCACCGATTCGCGCCACCGCACGCGCCCGGTCACCTGCTCCACCAGCAGCCGCCGGATCGCGCCCGCGTCGGCCACCGCCGCCGCGTCGACGTTCGCGAACACCGGCACCAGCGGCGCGCGCAGGTCCGCGTCGGCCAGCGCCGCCTCCATCGCGGTCGCGGCATCCTCCATCAGCGCGCAGTGGAACGGCGCCGACACCGGCAGCAGCACCGCGCGCCTGGCGCCCATTTCCTTCGCCAGCGCGACCGCGCGCTCCACCGCGACGCGGTGGCCGGAGATCACCACCTGCGACGGATCGTTGTCGTTGGCGACGGTGCAGACCAGCTCCTCGCCGCCCTCCGCCAGGATCGAATCGATCGCGGCGCCCGCGATCACCTGCGCCTTCTCGACGTCGGCTCCCAGCAGCGCCGCCATCGCGCCCTCGCCCACCGGCACCGCCGCCTGCATCGCGCGCCCGCGCAGCTTCAGCAGCCGGGCGGTGGTCGACAGGTCCAGCGCCTCCGCCGCGCACAGCGCACTATATTCGCCCAGCGAATGGCCCGCGACATAGTCCGCCTTGTCGGTTAGCGTCACATGGCCCTCGCGTACCAGCACGCGCAGCGTCGCGATCGCGTTCGCCATGATCGCGGGCTGCGCATTCTCGGTCAGCGTCAGCGCGTCCGCGGGCCCCTCCGCCATCAGGCGGCGCAGGTTCTGGCCCAGCGCCTCGTCCACCTCGCCGAAGACCTCGCGCGCGACCGGGCTGGCGTCGAACAGCGCCTGCCCCATGCCGACCGCCTGGCTGCCCTGACCGGGAAAGATGAACGCGCGCATGAGGCCTCTCCTTGATACGAAGGGCTGCGCTGCTAGGCGGGGGCGGCGGGTGCGGTCAACCGTGGCGGCGATCCGGCTTGCTTTTCGGCACGACTTGCGCCAAGGGCTCATCCGCACCGGGCGGGATGGCCATGCCTCCCCGCCCGTTTGCTGTTTGTGAACGACAGCCGGAGGGGCGTGACGCATGGGGCGCACGTCAGCGATCGGCCAACATAGAAGGTACGTGCATGGCTCTGTACGAGCACGTGTTCCTTGCGCGCCAGGATCTGGCACAGGCGCAGGTGGACGCGCTGGCGGAAACCGCCACGAAGATCGTCGCCGACCACGGCGGCAAGGTCGTCAAGACCGAGACCTGGGGTCTGCGGTCGCTCGCCTATCGCATCGCGAAGAACCGCAAGGCGCATTACGTGATGCTCGAGATCGACGCACCGGGCGACACCGTCGCCGAGCTGGAGCGTCAGACCGGCATCAACGAGGACATCATCCGCTACATGACCGTCCGCGTCGACGGCCACGAAGCCGGCCCGACGGTGATGATGCGCAAGCAGGAGCGCGACCGCGAGCGTCGCAGCGATCGTGAAGGCGGGCGCGAGGGTGGCCGTGGCGAGCGCGGCGATCGTGGTGACCGTGGCCCCCGTCGTGACCGTGAAGAGGAGGCCGCATAATGGCGCGTCCGTTTTTCCGCCGCCGCAAGTCGTGCCCGTTCAGCGCCAAGGATGCGCCCCGGATCGACTATAAGGACGTGCGCCTGCTCCAGGGCTTCGTGTCCGAGCGTGGCAAGATCGTCCCGTCGCGCATCACCTCGGTGAGCGCCAAGAAGCAGCGCGAGCTGGCGCAGGCGATCAAGCGCGCCCGCCACCTGGGCCTGCTGCCCTACGTCGTGAAGTAAGGAGAAGAGCAGATGGACGTCATTCTGCTTGAGCGCGTCGAGAAGCTCGGCGGCATCGGCGACGTGGTGAAGGTGAAGGACGGGTTCGCCCGCAACTTCCTCCTGCCGCGCAAGAAGGCGCTGCGCGCCAACGAAGCCAACCGCAAGGTCTTCGAGGCGAACCGCGCCCGCATCGAGAGCGAGAACGCGAACCGCCGCGGCGAAGCGGAGAAGGAAGCCGGCTCGTTCAAGGACGCGCAGGTCACGCTGATCCGCCAGTCGTCGAACACCGGCCAGCTGTACGGCTCGGTCGCGGTGCGCGATCTGGTCGATGCGCTGGTGGCCGATGGTCACAAGGTGACCAAGAGCCAGGTCGTGCTGGACCGCCCGATCAAGTCGATCGGCCTGTACGACGTGCGCGTGCAGCTTCATCCCGAAGTCGCCGTGACCGTGAAGGTCAACGTGGCGCGCTCGCCCGAGGAGGCCGAGATGCAGGCTGCGGGTGTCGACGTCATGCAGCAGGTCTTCGAGGAAGGCCGCGACCAGGGCGGCTTCACCGAGGACTACGATCCCAATGCGGAGCCCGGCGCCACCGCCGAGGTCCAGTCGGACGACGCGCAGGGCTGAGGCTCCGCGCTTCCCCCAGCGCTTCCTTCGTCGAGGGATGCAAAAAGGCCCGCCCGGAGCGATCCGGGCGGGCCTTTCCGTTGGGCGCCGCTGTTCGGGGGGGTGGGGGCGCGACGCCCGGGGGGCTCGTGTTCAGGGCACCGCCACGCACGCACCGACCACGGCGGCGAGCGGGACCAGGGCCAACATCAGCGGAAAAAAGTGTTTCATCGTCGACCCTTGCGGTGATCCGGGCTTCGAGATGCTGAATGCGCAGCCGCGCCGAAGGTTGCGCGGGCATGAACGCAAACCGCCACGTCCGCCCCGGCGGCCGGTTCACCGATCTTGCGCCATGAGTGCGGCGGGATCGCGCGCAACATCGAAGACCGGCGTCCGGTAGGGGCGCGCGGGTGCCGCACACCCGTCACCGCCGCCCGAACAGCTTCTCGATATCCCCATGCGCCAGCTTCACCCACGTCGGGCGGCCATGATTGCACTGGCCCGAACGCGGCGTCGCCTCCATCTCGCGCAGCAGCGCGTTCATCTCGGTGACCGACAGCACCCGCCCGGCGCGGACCGAGCCGTGGCACGCCATCGTCCCCGCGACCGCGTCCAGCCGCTCGCGCAGCGACAGCGCCTCGTCATAGGCGGCGAGCTCGTCGGCCAGATCGGTGACCAACCCCCTCGGATCGCCCTGCCCCAGCAGCGCGGGCGTCGCGCGAACCAGCATCGCGCGCGCGCCGAACCGCTCCAGTTCCAGCCCGAAGTCCGCCAGTTCCCCGCTGCGCGCCTCCAGCCGGTCGCAGGCGGGCTCGTCCAGTTCGACGACCTCGGGCAGCAGCAGCGCCTGGCTCGCGACGCGCCCGCCCGACAGCGCGGCGCGCATCCGCTCCAGCACCAGCCGCTCGTGCGCGGCGTGCTGGTCGACCAGGACGAGCCCGTCCTCCGCCTCGGCGACGATATAGGTCTTCGCCACCTGCCCGCGCGCCACGCCCAGCGGGAAGTCGGTCGTCGCGGGCGGCGGCGCCCATGCCGCCTCGGCCCGCGCCGCGGGGGGCGGGGCGAAGAAGGTCGGGCGACGGTCGTGCAGCCTCAGCCCCTCCCCTTCGGAGGAGGGATTGGGGGTGGGGGATATCTCACCGAGACCGGCATAGGCGGAACTGTCCCACCCCAACCCCTCCCCCGCGGGGGAGGGGCCGGAAGACCACAGCGCCATCACGTCCGCCGGCGCGCTATGCGCCACGCGGTGCCCGGCGGCATCCAGCGCGCGCCGCAGCCCCGAGACGATCATCCCGCGCACCAGCGCGGGATCGCGAAAGCGCACCTCGGTCTTGGCCGGGTGGACGTTCACGTCCACCTCGCTCGGCGGCACGTCGAGGAACAGCGCCACCACCGCATGGCGGTCGCGCGGCATCATCTCGGCATAGGCGCCGCGGATCGCGCCGATCAGCAGGCGGTCCTTCACCGGCCGCCCGTTGACGAAGAGATACTGGTGATCCGCGACCCCGCGGTGGAAGGTGGGCAACCCCGCGACCCCGCCCAGCACATGGCCGTCGCGCGTCAGGTCGATCGCGACCGAATTGTCCGCCAGCGCGCGGTCGGTCAGCGCCGCGACGCGCGCCGGCCGCCCCTCCGCCGCGGCGACCGACAGCACGCGGCGCGCATCATGCTCGACCGAAAAGGCGATATCCGGTCGCGC
The sequence above is drawn from the Sphingomonas adhaesiva genome and encodes:
- a CDS encoding GxxExxY protein, giving the protein MMDIEAAASDVIDVAFRLHRDLGPGLLESVYETVLAAKLARLGYEVQRQAPVSFDFEGLSFEAAFRIDILVGGCLLVEIKSVERLNAAHAKQLLTYLRLTKQPLGLLINFGGATLKEGLRRVVNGHNTFASSRLRVNQINGE
- the fabG gene encoding 3-oxoacyl-[acyl-carrier-protein] reductase; its protein translation is MFDLTGMTALVTGASGGIGSAIAKGLAAQGARLAVSGSNVDKLEAFRSGLGGDHVALACDLSDAAAVDGLVPRTVEALGKIDILVNNAGVTRDNLAMRMKDDEWDQVIRVNLEAAFRLIRAAAKPMMKARFGRVISITSVVGQTGNPGQANYAASKAGLVGMSKALAQELATRNITVNCVAPGFIRSAMTDVLPEVQKAALTQRIPAGDLGTGEDIAAAVAYLASREAGYVTGQTIHVNGGMAMV
- the rpsF gene encoding 30S ribosomal protein S6 produces the protein MALYEHVFLARQDLAQAQVDALAETATKIVADHGGKVVKTETWGLRSLAYRIAKNRKAHYVMLEIDAPGDTVAELERQTGINEDIIRYMTVRVDGHEAGPTVMMRKQERDRERRSDREGGREGGRGERGDRGDRGPRRDREEEAA
- the rplI gene encoding 50S ribosomal protein L9 translates to MDVILLERVEKLGGIGDVVKVKDGFARNFLLPRKKALRANEANRKVFEANRARIESENANRRGEAEKEAGSFKDAQVTLIRQSSNTGQLYGSVAVRDLVDALVADGHKVTKSQVVLDRPIKSIGLYDVRVQLHPEVAVTVKVNVARSPEEAEMQAAGVDVMQQVFEEGRDQGGFTEDYDPNAEPGATAEVQSDDAQG
- the rpsR gene encoding 30S ribosomal protein S18 — its product is MARPFFRRRKSCPFSAKDAPRIDYKDVRLLQGFVSERGKIVPSRITSVSAKKQRELAQAIKRARHLGLLPYVVK
- a CDS encoding acyl carrier protein; protein product: MSETADRVKKIVVEHLGVEAEKVTEDASFIDDLGADSLDIVELVMAFEEEFGVEIPDDAAEKISTVKDAITYIDEHKG
- the fabF gene encoding beta-ketoacyl-ACP synthase II, producing the protein MRRVVVTGLGLVTPLGADVETVWANLIAGKSGAGTITRFDTTGQKCTIACEVKPKDHEYGFDPDKRVDHKVQRQVDPFIVYGIDAAGQALEDAGLADMDEATKLRTGVSIGSGIGGLPGIEIESVNLAERGPGRVSPHFVHGRLINLISGQVSIKYGLMGPNHAVVTACSTGAHSIGDAARMIRDDDADIMLAGGAESTVNPLGVAGFAQARALNMSMNDRPTEASRPYDKDRDGFVMGEGAGVVVLEEYEHARARGAKIYAEVVGYGLSGDAYHVTAPHPEGKGAELAMRMALRKAGMEPSDIDYINAHGTSTMADTIELAAAKRVFGDDLSGASMSSTKSAIGHLLGGAGAVESIFCILALRDQVVPPTLNLHNPDEGTEGVDLVPLTAKKREVRAVLNNSFGFGGTNASLVMKAV
- the fabD gene encoding ACP S-malonyltransferase, with translation MRAFIFPGQGSQAVGMGQALFDASPVAREVFGEVDEALGQNLRRLMAEGPADALTLTENAQPAIMANAIATLRVLVREGHVTLTDKADYVAGHSLGEYSALCAAEALDLSTTARLLKLRGRAMQAAVPVGEGAMAALLGADVEKAQVIAGAAIDSILAEGGEELVCTVANDNDPSQVVISGHRVAVERAVALAKEMGARRAVLLPVSAPFHCALMEDAATAMEAALADADLRAPLVPVFANVDAAAVADAGAIRRLLVEQVTGRVRWRESVLAMAAAGVTEFVEFGGKVLSPMVKRIVPDAEAISVVTMDDIEALLKRM
- the mutL gene encoding DNA mismatch repair endonuclease MutL translates to MSIRRLPSHLVNRIAAGEVVERPASALKELVENAIDSGATRIAVVLSAGGVERIEVADDGCGMSPPEIALALERHATSKLPDEDIDRVETLGFRGEALPSIASVARLTIESRPPKERGGSEGWARTVDNGTVERDGPAALPPGTRVVVEGLFARVPARRKFLRSPRAEYAACMDVVRRLAMARPDIAFSVEHDARRVLSVAAAEGRPARVAALTDRALADNSVAIDLTRDGHVLGGVAGLPTFHRGVADHQYLFVNGRPVKDRLLIGAIRGAYAEMMPRDRHAVVALFLDVPPSEVDVNVHPAKTEVRFRDPALVRGMIVSGLRRALDAAGHRVAHSAPADVMALWSSGPSPAGEGLGWDSSAYAGLGEISPTPNPSSEGEGLRLHDRRPTFFAPPPAARAEAAWAPPPATTDFPLGVARGQVAKTYIVAEAEDGLVLVDQHAAHERLVLERMRAALSGGRVASQALLLPEVVELDEPACDRLEARSGELADFGLELERFGARAMLVRATPALLGQGDPRGLVTDLADELAAYDEALSLRERLDAVAGTMACHGSVRAGRVLSVTEMNALLREMEATPRSGQCNHGRPTWVKLAHGDIEKLFGRR